One genomic region from bacterium encodes:
- a CDS encoding thioredoxin family protein, translating to MLPLRSVIRRILILWIFLFVPTAFAQDSEWRKDLDQGLLAGKESGRPVLIDFWASWCQPCKAMETQLWNIPEGKALASKFILVRLNFDNATAAIRKYHVFSVPTVVFTDSWGNYLTRVAGFDGPAPYLHAMKLVPADYKPLDSWNEALSQNAKNVEALRGIGRFYYEAGAYEFSNMYYDKAAGHTTSSAEKNEIMVSMGWNYLKLKDFKSAQDVFADCLEQRDLVSRDVALFGMVVSSLGQKKRKEAEKAFEELSRTYPDSAATAQARRLLQNQ from the coding sequence ATGCTACCATTGCGGTCAGTGATCAGAAGAATTCTTATTTTGTGGATCTTTCTGTTTGTTCCAACCGCGTTTGCCCAAGACAGCGAATGGCGAAAAGATCTCGATCAAGGATTGCTAGCAGGAAAGGAAAGTGGGCGCCCGGTTCTGATCGATTTCTGGGCGAGCTGGTGTCAACCTTGCAAAGCAATGGAAACGCAACTCTGGAACATTCCGGAGGGAAAAGCTCTCGCTTCAAAATTCATCCTTGTGCGGCTCAACTTTGACAACGCAACCGCTGCCATCCGGAAATACCATGTGTTTTCGGTGCCTACCGTTGTATTCACTGATTCCTGGGGAAATTACTTAACAAGAGTTGCCGGCTTTGATGGTCCCGCGCCGTATCTTCACGCAATGAAACTGGTGCCTGCCGACTACAAACCTCTGGATTCGTGGAATGAAGCACTGTCGCAAAACGCAAAGAATGTTGAGGCTCTTCGCGGTATTGGGCGTTTTTATTATGAAGCAGGGGCCTATGAATTCAGCAACATGTATTATGACAAAGCTGCTGGACACACGACTTCATCGGCGGAGAAAAACGAAATCATGGTTTCCATGGGCTGGAATTATTTGAAGCTGAAAGATTTCAAAAGCGCTCAGGACGTCTTTGCGGACTGTTTGGAACAGAGAGATCTGGTTTCACGCGATGTGGCCCTTTTTGGAATGGTTGTTTCCTCGCTGGGCCAGAAAAAGCGAAAAGAAGCGGAAAAAGCTTTTGAGGAATTGAGCAGAACCTATCCGGATTCCGCCGCAACTGCGCAAGCCCGCCGGTTACTTCAAAACCAGTAA
- a CDS encoding glucose 1-dehydrogenase yields MRLVNRVAIVTGGSSGIGRETTLLFAREGANVLVADVNEQGGRGVVQEVENAGGKASFIRVDVSNEADVRNMVHAAEATFGKLDVIMNNAGIFPDADGSVTDTSEETWDLVMNINLKGVFFGCKHAIPAMLRSGGGSVINIASFVALMGAAVPQIAYTASKGAVLSMTREIAVEFARKNIRANALCPGPVETPLLNAILSDPVKRQRRLVHIPPGRFARAQEIAQAALFLASQESSFVNGTAFVVDGGITAAYITPE; encoded by the coding sequence ATGCGTCTAGTGAACAGAGTTGCAATTGTAACAGGCGGGAGCTCCGGTATTGGCCGCGAAACGACATTATTGTTTGCCAGAGAAGGGGCAAACGTCCTTGTTGCCGATGTAAATGAACAGGGTGGCAGGGGAGTGGTTCAAGAAGTGGAAAATGCCGGAGGCAAGGCATCGTTTATTAGAGTGGATGTTTCGAATGAGGCCGATGTCCGGAACATGGTTCATGCAGCAGAGGCCACTTTTGGAAAACTGGATGTGATCATGAACAATGCTGGGATCTTTCCTGACGCAGATGGTTCCGTGACAGATACGAGTGAGGAGACATGGGACCTGGTGATGAATATCAATTTGAAAGGAGTATTTTTTGGGTGCAAGCACGCGATTCCTGCGATGCTCCGTTCCGGAGGCGGGTCGGTCATAAATATTGCTTCTTTCGTGGCGTTGATGGGCGCCGCCGTTCCGCAGATTGCGTATACAGCCAGCAAGGGAGCGGTGCTTTCTATGACCCGCGAGATTGCTGTCGAGTTTGCGCGTAAGAACATTCGTGCAAATGCTCTTTGTCCTGGTCCGGTAGAGACTCCTTTGTTAAACGCAATCCTGTCTGATCCGGTGAAACGTCAAAGACGTCTTGTTCATATTCCCCCCGGACGCTTCGCGCGCGCGCAGGAAATCGCTCAAGCGGCCCTTTTTTTGGCTTCGCAGGAATCTTCTTTTGTGAATGGAACGGCTTTCGTTGTGGATGGCGGAATTACAGCGGCATATATCACGCCGGAGTGA
- a CDS encoding tetratricopeptide repeat protein, producing the protein MKILLFAGILIALALPCFAQESTTEEKEQAVPAVPATPAAQSGDFETGMKLYRQRNYTQAISEFQNVVAADPKNAAAWYMMGYAHYVMKHKADALEAFSKAFEADPAFDPRPYFRRG; encoded by the coding sequence ATGAAAATACTATTGTTTGCGGGAATCCTGATCGCGTTGGCTTTGCCCTGCTTTGCGCAGGAATCCACAACAGAAGAAAAGGAACAGGCGGTTCCTGCCGTTCCGGCTACGCCCGCTGCACAATCAGGTGATTTTGAAACGGGGATGAAGCTTTACCGACAAAGAAATTACACGCAGGCAATTTCAGAATTCCAAAACGTGGTTGCTGCCGATCCCAAGAATGCCGCAGCCTGGTACATGATGGGTTATGCGCATTACGTAATGAAACATAAAGCTGACGCGCTTGAAGCATTCAGTAAAGCTTTTGAAGCAGATCCTGCATTCGATCCAAGACCCTATTTCCGGCGAGGATGA
- a CDS encoding phosphoribosyltransferase → MSIFDIEDLRNRTHVFRDRVHGGEVLASFLRRQREDSDVVLAIPSGGVPVAIAVCEKLDLPLDLMIVSKITLPWNSEAGYGAVASDGTYKLNDELLGYLGLTPNEVQKGIEETKEKVSRRISHLRSLRPQQEISGKNVILIDDGLASGFTMQLAVEAALQSNAQWVVVAVPTGHEDSVRKLGILANAVYCGNLRYGQIFAVADAYEEWHDLTEEEVIDLLSKAVIRF, encoded by the coding sequence ATGAGTATTTTTGACATCGAAGATCTACGAAACCGGACTCATGTATTTCGTGATCGAGTCCATGGCGGAGAAGTTCTCGCTTCTTTCTTACGTCGGCAAAGGGAAGACTCAGATGTAGTGCTCGCAATCCCCTCCGGCGGAGTGCCTGTTGCGATTGCTGTATGCGAAAAGCTCGATCTTCCGCTGGATCTTATGATTGTCAGCAAAATTACATTGCCCTGGAACTCGGAGGCAGGCTATGGCGCGGTAGCGTCTGATGGAACTTACAAATTGAATGATGAGCTCTTAGGATATCTTGGATTGACTCCGAATGAAGTTCAGAAAGGGATCGAAGAAACGAAAGAAAAGGTCTCGCGCCGTATTTCGCACTTGCGCAGCTTAAGACCGCAGCAAGAAATATCTGGAAAGAACGTCATCCTAATTGATGATGGACTCGCTTCCGGATTTACGATGCAATTGGCGGTTGAAGCGGCTCTCCAGTCAAATGCCCAGTGGGTTGTGGTTGCTGTTCCAACCGGACATGAAGATTCCGTTCGGAAGCTCGGGATTTTAGCGAATGCGGTCTATTGCGGAAACTTGCGGTATGGACAAATTTTTGCAGTCGCAGATGCTTATGAAGAATGGCATGACCTGACGGAGGAAGAGGTCATTGA